One Streptomyces sp. L2 genomic window carries:
- a CDS encoding P1 family peptidase gives MTVDALTDVAGLRVGHADRRGDGWLTGTTVVLAPEGGAVASVDVRGGGPGTKETDALDPRNVVRRVDAVVLTGGSAYGLDAASGVMAWLEERGRGVPVGADPAHVVPVVPAACVFDLGRGGDFGARPDAALGRAAVEAAAASEPGAPVREGCVGAGTGAVAGRLKGGVGSASTLLGSGITVAALVVANAAGSVLDPETGALYGEFFQGRVEYPRAAVHEAARRRLDEAAARNAPPPLNTTLAVVATDADLSKAQAQKLAGTAHDGIARAVRPVHLLHDGDTVFALATGDLPLDGHPLALNEILAAGADLVTRAIVQAVRAAEPVDGPGGVWPSYGELYGSRP, from the coding sequence ATGACAGTGGACGCATTGACGGATGTGGCCGGGCTGCGCGTGGGACACGCCGATCGCCGTGGGGACGGCTGGCTCACCGGCACGACCGTGGTCCTCGCCCCGGAGGGCGGCGCGGTGGCCTCGGTGGACGTGCGCGGCGGCGGTCCCGGCACCAAGGAGACCGACGCGCTCGACCCGCGCAACGTGGTGCGACGCGTGGACGCGGTGGTGCTGACCGGGGGCAGCGCGTACGGACTGGACGCTGCGTCCGGGGTGATGGCCTGGCTGGAGGAGCGGGGGCGCGGGGTGCCGGTCGGCGCGGACCCGGCGCACGTCGTGCCGGTGGTGCCCGCCGCGTGCGTCTTCGACCTCGGCCGGGGCGGGGACTTCGGCGCCCGTCCGGATGCCGCGCTGGGGCGTGCGGCGGTGGAGGCGGCCGCGGCGAGCGAGCCCGGCGCGCCGGTGCGGGAGGGCTGCGTGGGCGCCGGCACGGGAGCCGTGGCGGGGCGGCTCAAGGGCGGGGTGGGCAGCGCGAGCACGCTGCTCGGCTCGGGGATCACCGTGGCCGCCCTGGTCGTGGCCAACGCCGCCGGGTCGGTCCTGGACCCCGAAACGGGCGCCCTGTACGGGGAGTTCTTCCAGGGACGGGTGGAGTACCCGCGGGCGGCGGTGCACGAGGCCGCGCGGCGGCGGCTCGACGAGGCCGCCGCCCGGAACGCGCCGCCACCGCTCAACACCACGCTCGCGGTGGTCGCGACCGACGCGGACCTGTCCAAGGCGCAGGCGCAGAAACTGGCGGGCACGGCACACGACGGCATCGCCCGCGCCGTACGACCGGTGCACCTCCTGCACGACGGCGACACCGTGTTCGCCCTGGCGACCGGTGACCTCCCGCTCGACGGCCACCCCCTGGCCCTCAACGAGATCCTCGCGGCCGGCGCGGACCTGGTGACCCGCGCGATCGTCCAGGCGGTCCGGGCGGCCGAGCCGGTGGACGGACCCGGTGGAGTGTGGCCGTCGTACGGCGAGTTGTACGGCTCCAGACCGTGA